In Sphingomonas sp. G-3-2-10, a single window of DNA contains:
- a CDS encoding DNA polymerase III subunit chi yields the protein MQVDFYHLTHRPLDRVLPQIAQKVLESGGRLLVVAGDEGARARLDSALWTFSPESFLPHGQAGGEDDSRQPVLIAGETEAGNGARNIALADGVWREAALGFDRAFHFFDEEKIAEARLAWKGLAEREGVTRNYWKQNDAGRWEKVA from the coding sequence ATGCAGGTCGATTTCTACCATCTGACGCACCGGCCCCTCGACCGCGTGCTGCCGCAGATCGCCCAGAAAGTGCTGGAAAGCGGCGGACGGCTGCTGGTTGTCGCGGGGGACGAGGGCGCGCGGGCGCGGCTGGATTCCGCGCTATGGACCTTCTCGCCCGAGAGTTTCCTGCCCCACGGACAGGCCGGTGGGGAGGATGATTCGCGCCAGCCGGTGCTGATCGCGGGTGAAACCGAGGCGGGCAACGGGGCGCGGAACATCGCGCTGGCCGACGGCGTGTGGCGCGAGGCGGCGCTGGGGTTCGACCGGGCGTTCCACTTCTTTGACGAAGAGAAGATCGCCGAGGCGCGGCTGGCTTGGAAGGGGCTGGCCGAGCGCGAGGGCGTGACTCGCAATTACTGGAAGCAGAACGACGCGGGGCGCTGGGAGAAAGTGGCCTAG
- the ndk gene encoding nucleoside-diphosphate kinase codes for MAATRTFSIIKPDATRRNLTGAVTKMLEEAGLRVVASKRILMSKEQAEGFYGVHKERPFFNDLVSFMTSGPVVVQVLEGENAVQANRDIMGATNPANADAGTIRKELAESIEANSVHGSDSEENAAIEIAFFFKPEEIVG; via the coding sequence ATGGCCGCGACCCGGACCTTTTCGATCATCAAGCCCGATGCCACCCGCCGCAACCTGACCGGCGCGGTCACCAAGATGCTGGAGGAAGCCGGCCTGCGCGTCGTCGCTTCCAAGCGCATCCTGATGAGCAAGGAACAGGCCGAAGGCTTTTACGGCGTCCACAAGGAGCGCCCTTTCTTCAACGACCTGGTCAGCTTCATGACCTCGGGTCCGGTCGTGGTTCAGGTTCTGGAAGGCGAGAACGCCGTCCAGGCCAACCGCGACATCATGGGCGCGACCAACCCGGCCAATGCCGACGCCGGCACGATCCGCAAGGAGCTGGCGGAGTCGATCGAAGCGAACTCGGTCCACGGTTCGGACTCGGAAGAGAATGCGGCGATCGAAATCGCGTTCTTCTTCAAGCCGGAAGAAATCGTCGGCTGA